Genomic DNA from Desulfonema ishimotonii:
GGTACCCGGAGGGGAAGAAAGAAAAGATCACCGCCACACTGATCCACACAGGCATCCCGGACGGTGACAGCGCCATGTCGCGCACCGTCGGACTGCCCGCCGCCATTGCCACCCGGATGATCGCGGCCGGGAAAATCCGGCTGACAGGGGTTCACCGGCCGGTCGTCCCGGAAATCCACACCCCCGTGCTGGCCGAGCTGGCCGACATGGATATCCGGTTCACCGAAAAAAAATATGATCTGTAAAGCGGACGCCTGCGGGGGATAAGGAACCGGAACAGGCCCGGACTGCCTTAAAAACATCTTGACAGAACAAAAGCATATCCGGTAATCAGGTGTTACGTAGAAAGAAATCTGAATTCAAATTAGGCGGACATTTATGTTTTTTACAGTTTCAACACAGAAAAACTGGTGGTGGTGGCTCAATAGCCGGACGGGAGGCCGACCGATTCATTGACACCGAATTACCACTTGTAATATAAAGTCTATGAACCGCAGGCCAGACCGGTCTGCGGTTCTTTTTTTTGAGATAGAAAAGGGCTGCGGAAAACCAGATGTTTCCGGCAGCCCTTTTTTTATTTCAGGGCATATTCCGTCCGGTTTCGCCAAAGACCGTTTTTCCCGGACACCGGTCCGGTGCGGAAGCAGCGGTCGAAACAGAAATTTCGATTTTCAAAATAAACGCAGTATAACAATAAGGAGAATTATCATGCTGATCGTCATGGATAAAGTGGCCACACCCGAACAGATCGACAACGTTGTCAAGGTGATTGAGAGCAAAGGGTACACCGCCCGGCCCATTCCGGGCGGAGAGCGCGTCGCCATCGGTGTGCTGCGCAATGAGAGCCAGGTTGATGATTCGGTGTTCCAGGTGCTGCCCGGTGTCAAGGATGTGGTCCACGTCACGCGCCCCTATAAGCTCGTGAGCCGGGAATTTCACCCCGAAGATACCATCATCCGGGTCGGCGACGTGACCATCGGAAACGGTAATCTGACGATCATTGCGGGCCCCTGTGCCATTGAGAGCGAGGTTCAGGCCCTGACCATTGCCGAAAAGGTTAAAAAGGCCGGGGCGCACCTGTTCCGGGGCGGGGCGTTCAAGCCAAGGACATCGCCGTATTCGTTCCAGGGGCTGGGAAAAGCCGGGCTGGAAATCCTGGCAAAGGTGCGGGCCGAGACGGGGCTGGGGGTGATCACCGAGGTCATGGACGAGGAGACTTTTGACCTGGTGGAGGAATATGCGGATATCATCCAGATCGGCACCCGCAACATGCAGAATTTCAGCCTGCTGCGCCGGGCCGGAAAGGCCCGGAAGCCGGTATGCCTTAAACGGGGCATGGCCGCCACCATTCAGGAATGGCTCATGGCTGCGGAATATATTCTGGAGGGCGGCAACACGGATCTTATCCTGTGCGAACGCGGCGTCCGAACCTTTGTCAATCACAGCCGGAACACGCTGGATGTCTCTGCGGTCCCGGTGGTGCGGCAGGAGAGCCATCTGCCGATTATCACGGACCCCAGCCATGCGGCAGGCCGCCGGAATCAGGTTATTCCCCTCAGCCGGGCGTCGGTTGCGGTGGGCGCACACGGGCTGATGGTGGAGGTTCACCACGAGCCGGAAAAGGCCAAAAGCGACGGGGCACAGTCCCTTTACCCCGAACAGTTTGAGTCCCTGTGTGAGCAGGCAAAGGCGATTTATGCTGTGTCCGGCAACGGGGAAGCGAATTCCCTTTAGAAGCTGTTTTTAAAATACCGGCGACCCGGAAACGGAGTGCGAAAATTAAGGCCGGAGGCCGTTTTTTCGCGGATTTTGCAAAAGTACGCCCCTCTTCGGGGGGCTGACTTTTGCACTCCGAAGGGATTTTTAAAACAGATTCTTAGGCCGGTGACGCTGTGATGGTGGCTGTGTGAATGAGATGAAAATCCGGTCGGGTTTCGTCTGCGAGATTTGACCGGATTTGTTGTATCGTGCCACGAACCCGCCGCCAACCAACACCAACAGCCATCGTTCCAACGTTCTGCGTCAATGCCTGACGCCCCGGAATGAATTCCGGGGCTGAAGCCGCAAAACAGGCTGAAGCCTGTTGGCATCGCCGGCCCAACCCGCTTCAGCGGGTTTCAGGGATTCAGCCGGGGAATTTATTCCCCGGCGAGGCGGCGGGATTTGCCGCAACGCCCCGGAATTCAACGACTCCCAATTTTGAGAAAAACGTATTTTTTCTAAAAAAATCCGCTTACCTTAATGCCATTGCCGCTCTGCGTTGGAGCGATGTGAGTGAATTTTGGAAATATTCCCTGCAAACACCCCGACCGCCCCAATCCCATTAAGTTAGCCCGGTAATAAATTACCGGGCTGTTATCGTCTGTCCCGCCGGGACAGAACCGGCTCCCGATCCCGGAGGATGTCCGGGAACAGACCGGCAATTCATTGCCGGGCGGAAAAAGAGACTGACTTAATGACATTGCGCGACCGCCCGGAAATGAGTTTCCGGGCGGAATCCGCGAAACAGGCTGAAGCCTGTTACAGTGTTTTCGTCCATGTCAGATGCGATTTCAAATCAGACCGGAGGCTTGCCTGCATTACTGTTTTCCGGTCTTTATCCCCCTTTCCCTCCCGGATTGTGATTTCGTTTCGTCCGAAGTCCGCGTCTTTTACACGGAGCCGGAGGCATTCGGTCACGCGCATTCCACATCCGTAGAGAAGTTTTGCGATAAGCTGCCAGGTTCCCGTCATGGCGCCGATGATGGCGGCGCATTCCTGTCGGGTCATCACAACCGGCTGATTTCGCTTTCTTTTGGCTCTGAATGATGAGATATCGGGCAGCCGGATGCCGAGGAATTCCTGATACAGAAAGAGCAGGGCGTTGAATGCCTGATTTTGTGTGGACGCGGTAACATTGAGATTGGTGGCAAGGTGGGTAAGAAATGCTTCGATTTCCGGGGCGCCCATTTCTTTGGGATGGCGTTTGCAGTGGAAGAGAATATAGCGTTTTATCCACTGGATGTAGCTTTTTTCCGTGCGGAGGGAATAGTGTTTCATCCGCATGAAATCCCGTATCTGATCCAGAAATTTTTTCGGTTTTTCGCTCATTATTTTATTGAAACCATCTTTTTTTTCTGTTATGAAGATTCGATCAGTTAATAATTGACTAATATTTTTTATATACATAATAATTCTGGATAATTGCATTATACTGCAAAAATTCGGGATAACACCGTGTTTACGATGTTAGGCCGAATTATAAAATTCAGGATATGAACGGTATTCATATTTCCGGTTCGGAATATCACGGGAATTCGGCAGAAAACCTGCAATTTTGCCGGATAATACCGGAATTGAGCATTGTTATTCGGCAAAACCCCTGCGGGGATAACAGTAATATCCCGCAAAAATACGGGCCAATCAGTAGTTAGCACCTATCAAAAAGCTGTAGAACAACTTTAGGGAGGGTACATGGCTGTATTGGGAATTAATTTGGAAAAAAACGGGCTTCGATATTGTGTGTTAGATGGAGGAAAGGACTCCCCAAACATCCTTCATTATGAGAAAGTTCAAACCAATAATTTTCCAAATACACAGCAACTAATGAATTGGTACGAAACAACGTTTCAAAATTTAATTACAAAATTTGCTCCAGAAAGCATTGGTATTAAAGTTTCCTTAAATGCAAAAAAAGCTGAGATCACTCCTTGGTATTATCCGCTGGGGATATTACATAATCTTTCTCATCAAAATAGAATCAGTACGTTTGAATTTGTTACAGGAAACTTTACGGCATCAAAATTTGGTATGGATAAGTCAGTAAATATATATGATTACATAGATCAGCACTTTGGGATTTTTAAACCTAAATGGGATAGAAATCAAAAATACGCTCTTCTTTCTGCTTGGATGATTTTAAAATGAATCTTGGCCAAATTGGAAAATATCAGCTGATAAAACATCTAGGGAATGGTGCCTTTGGAGACGTGTTTTTAGCGCATGATCACGCTTTAAATACACAAAAGGCTATAAAAATTCTTAATGCCCCAGACGCAAACGACGTAATGAAAAAGCTTGAAGAAGCCCAAATTCTTCATAAATGTATGCATAAGAACATTGTCCATATTAATGAGGCCAATGTTTTTGAAATTAACTCAAGCCGTAATGTCGTAATCGACATGGAATATCTGCCAAGAGGAAGTTTTGAAAATGCAATAAAACATAACATGGTCTCCATCCATTCCACACTTAGATTGATAATTGACTGCTTGTTTGCATTAGAACATGCACATATCAACGGTATTCTTCATCGGGATGTGAAACCTGCAAATATTTTGTTGTGTGATTTTGGCGCAAAACTCTCCGATTTTGGTTTGGCAACAGTGCTTGGTCTTCATGCAGCAGGCTCTCCAGAGGGCTACATTACGCATTTACCTCCAGAGTTTTTTATTCATCGCCAGACAACAGCATTAACTGACATTTTTGCTGTAGGCATTACTTTATTTAGAGCTTGTAACTATATCAGTGATTGGGATGGAGCGATTAGGATGCTTTCCGACCCAGATAAACTGATTGGTTCAGGACGTTTAATTAGTTCTTTAGGTTATGCCCCTTTTATTCCTCAGAAACTAAAACGAATTATCAATCTTGCTTGTTCGGTAGACCCCATAAAAAGGTATCAAAGAGCATCAGAGTTTAGGCACGCATTAGAACGGCTTTCCCCTCAAATTGATTGGACTCCGGCTAATCAAAATTTTTTTCAAGGAATGTGCGTTAATACTGGAGCTTCGTTCTCGATAGCCCTAATACCGACAAGGAAGACATTTAAAGTTGAAATAAAGAAAAATAATAGGAGACAAGGATCTCTTTGTAGGAGCTTTGATGATCTAAATCGTGCTAACAAATATTTTTATCAACATATTTCATCCACACTGTTTTCGTAATGAAAGTGCTAACCCGGCGCTGAACTCGTTGCGACACGCAAGTCGCTGATAATATTGTAGATTTTGCTTCTGAATATAAAATCTACCTGTTTTGCTGCAAACAGTTTCCCACCCTGACATGATGCATTTTTGGCAACGGAATTGTATGAAGCTCAGGGGACAACGAAGCCTGCGGAGAAATTTCTCCGGCAGAGAGACCCGTGAGGCGATCTCAGATCTGGCAGCGTCAGGCCGGATCGGGAGCCGGGAACGATGATATGGATAACACATGTGAACTGCTGATAAACGTCGTGAGCGACCAACAGGCCAAAGGCGCTGTCAGGCCTGAACCAAAAGGTATGGGGTTTGGTCGGGGCGTTCGGGTTTCGCCCCGCGCAGCCGAAAAGTCCCCCGGCGGACAGGCAGATCCTAAGTCATCAGATGTATTCTCAGCGGAACGTGGCAGACCCGTATCTCTCCCTATGGGAAAGCGAGCCGCAAGGCGAGCCGACAGGGATGCGGGCAGAGGAGGCCGGAAAAAGCGAACGCCGCCTTGTAACGAGGCGGACAGGGGTTCAGAATTTGCCCTGACTCAGAAGAGTGCGGACTTCCGGCTGGTCTTGGATCACGAGAAAGGTTATAAAAGGTTTCACCGCAGTTGTACGGTCAGACGATGGCAACAGACCATTGACGGCGCTGCGGGCGGATCAACGTAAACTGAGTAATAATCCGTATCGTGAAGGCGGTATGCGTTTTCGGCTCATATTGACGGCAGGGTCGGACTGACTGGAAACATAGAAAAGAAAGATTCTGCAAATATGGAAATTGGGCTGAATTACAGCCGGATGCCTCACGGCGTCTTATCAGGGCCTGAGCCGTGTGCGGTGAAAGTCGCACGCACGGTTCTTAGAGGGCCTGGGGATGGCAACAGCCCCCGGCTACCCGGCGACGCAGAGGGTTCCGGTCGCTACCGCTCCCTCCACCCTCTGCGCCGGTGAGCTTGTCGTTAGCCA
This window encodes:
- the aroF gene encoding 3-deoxy-7-phosphoheptulonate synthase — its product is MLIVMDKVATPEQIDNVVKVIESKGYTARPIPGGERVAIGVLRNESQVDDSVFQVLPGVKDVVHVTRPYKLVSREFHPEDTIIRVGDVTIGNGNLTIIAGPCAIESEVQALTIAEKVKKAGAHLFRGGAFKPRTSPYSFQGLGKAGLEILAKVRAETGLGVITEVMDEETFDLVEEYADIIQIGTRNMQNFSLLRRAGKARKPVCLKRGMAATIQEWLMAAEYILEGGNTDLILCERGVRTFVNHSRNTLDVSAVPVVRQESHLPIITDPSHAAGRRNQVIPLSRASVAVGAHGLMVEVHHEPEKAKSDGAQSLYPEQFESLCEQAKAIYAVSGNGEANSL
- a CDS encoding phage integrase N-terminal SAM-like domain-containing protein, which gives rise to MSEKPKKFLDQIRDFMRMKHYSLRTEKSYIQWIKRYILFHCKRHPKEMGAPEIEAFLTHLATNLNVTASTQNQAFNALLFLYQEFLGIRLPDISSFRAKRKRNQPVVMTRQECAAIIGAMTGTWQLIAKLLYGCGMRVTECLRLRVKDADFGRNEITIREGKGDKDRKTVMQASLRSDLKSHLTWTKTL
- a CDS encoding serine/threonine-protein kinase codes for the protein MNLGQIGKYQLIKHLGNGAFGDVFLAHDHALNTQKAIKILNAPDANDVMKKLEEAQILHKCMHKNIVHINEANVFEINSSRNVVIDMEYLPRGSFENAIKHNMVSIHSTLRLIIDCLFALEHAHINGILHRDVKPANILLCDFGAKLSDFGLATVLGLHAAGSPEGYITHLPPEFFIHRQTTALTDIFAVGITLFRACNYISDWDGAIRMLSDPDKLIGSGRLISSLGYAPFIPQKLKRIINLACSVDPIKRYQRASEFRHALERLSPQIDWTPANQNFFQGMCVNTGASFSIALIPTRKTFKVEIKKNNRRQGSLCRSFDDLNRANKYFYQHISSTLFS